The nucleotide window TAGCGCCACGGGGAATCGAACCCCGATCTGAGGATTGAGAGCCCTCCGAACTAACCATTGTTCTATGGCGCCACCAAATTTTCTTTTAAATTATACAAAAATTAATATTTCCTTGCAACAATTATAAATCCTGTGTGAGCAACCATTCTATCAATTGGTCTTACAGAGTTTTCTTCTATTTTCCATCTCCTTTCAAGAATTTCAAACATACCTTCAAAATAATAGTTTCTTAATTTATCAAGTTCGCTTTTAAATTTTATAATTTGTTGTATTGTAGGATTGTAAGATATAAGAATTCCACCTCTCTTTAAACCTTTATCTACATTTTTTAAAGCATTCCATGGTTCAGGTAGATCAAGTATAACTCTATCAAAATTTTTGTCTTTTTTTTCTAAACCCTCATTATAAATATCTCTTTTTCTTAAAATAAAATTTTTGGGAATTTCACCAAAAAATCTTATTATATTCTCTTTTAAAATTTCTAAAAAATCATCTCTTAAATCATAAGTTATAAGTTTTCCTCTTTTTCCAATAATTGAAAGAAGATAAATTGAAAGAGCACCACTACCTCCACCTGCTTCAAAAATTTTAAGTCCAGAGTGTATATCTCCATAGATTAAAATTTGACCAATATCTTTTGGATAAATAATTTGTGCTCCTCTTTTCATATGAAGAATAAAATTTGTTTTTTTTATTGGAAAGACAAATACATTAAACCCTTTTGATGTTTTTATTTTAATTCCAAAATTTTTTCCTATTATTTGATCATGTTCTATGAAACCAAGATGAAAATGAAATTTTTCACCCTTCTTAAGTTTTAAAATAA belongs to Caldisericia bacterium and includes:
- a CDS encoding tRNA (adenine-N1)-methyltransferase, yielding MKFKEGDLVEIIDKKERVFILKLKKGEKFHFHLGFIEHDQIIGKNFGIKIKTSKGFNVFVFPIKKTNFILHMKRGAQIIYPKDIGQILIYGDIHSGLKIFEAGGGSGALSIYLLSIIGKRGKLITYDLRDDFLEILKENIIRFFGEIPKNFILRKRDIYNEGLEKKDKNFDRVILDLPEPWNALKNVDKGLKRGGILISYNPTIQQIIKFKSELDKLRNYYFEGMFEILERRWKIEENSVRPIDRMVAHTGFIIVARKY